The following are from one region of the Thermofilum sp. genome:
- a CDS encoding radical SAM protein: protein MRLVVIVDGYTDEPAGLGVPPYIDIYPRYIAGAVWHADRTAKVLYFTIDSIRGDYFSFLKAASKADLVVFIAGVVVPGRYIGGRPATYEELARLPRSLKGPVKILTGPVARFGLGTRGGVRAIPREEFETLYDLVVPGDGWLAVYEYVKTGSLEGVNPYSTSKDYSLVEEFAVRGARIVNQHPNAGLNLVAEVETYRGCPRWVTGGCSFCIEPRYGRVITRNPKDVAREIEELYRHGVRAVRLGRQADFLTYMAKGVNESEFPEPSPEKLEELLRMVRLAAPSLEALHIDNVNPMTIAVHREKSVRALKVLLKYHTPGDVAAFGLETADPVVSKMNNLGNDSESVLEAIRVVNEVGRRRGWNGLPELLPGVNFVLGLPGETRSTFARNKEFLERLLQENLLVRRVNVREVLPLPGTPVWRVGDEIARRHKRYILSFKRWVREYFDEVMIRRVFPHGTLLRRCFVEGVSGRVSVARQAGSYPVTCFVHEPLRQGEVINAVVVGHKSRSLVTVKHPVSGERSLKYLSRFLKREELEEVQRGEVTSSKVLFYLGAREIHGKRVL from the coding sequence ATGAGGCTTGTCGTCATCGTTGACGGCTACACGGACGAGCCGGCGGGGCTCGGGGTACCGCCCTACATCGACATTTATCCGAGGTACATTGCCGGAGCTGTTTGGCATGCAGATAGAACAGCCAAAGTGCTGTACTTTACCATCGATAGCATTCGAGGCGACTACTTCTCGTTCCTGAAGGCCGCGTCCAAAGCCGACCTTGTAGTCTTCATAGCGGGGGTCGTCGTCCCTGGTCGCTACATAGGCGGAAGACCCGCGACGTATGAAGAACTGGCGAGGCTTCCCCGGTCGCTGAAAGGGCCCGTGAAGATACTCACCGGGCCTGTAGCGCGCTTCGGCTTGGGAACTAGAGGAGGAGTTCGGGCCATTCCCAGAGAGGAGTTTGAAACTCTGTACGACCTCGTTGTGCCGGGGGACGGGTGGCTGGCGGTATACGAGTACGTGAAGACGGGGAGCCTCGAGGGGGTCAACCCTTACTCTACTTCTAAGGATTACAGCCTCGTTGAGGAGTTCGCAGTTAGAGGCGCCAGGATCGTGAACCAGCATCCTAATGCCGGCCTTAACCTTGTTGCGGAGGTGGAGACATACAGAGGCTGTCCGCGGTGGGTTACCGGCGGTTGCTCTTTCTGCATCGAACCGAGGTACGGGCGCGTCATCACGAGGAACCCCAAGGACGTTGCGAGAGAGATAGAGGAGCTCTACCGTCACGGCGTTAGAGCGGTGCGTCTGGGAAGGCAGGCTGACTTCCTCACGTACATGGCTAAGGGCGTTAATGAGAGCGAATTCCCTGAGCCTTCGCCGGAGAAGCTTGAGGAGCTTCTAAGGATGGTTAGGCTGGCTGCTCCAAGCCTTGAGGCGCTTCACATAGACAATGTAAATCCTATGACTATAGCGGTTCACAGAGAGAAATCGGTGAGAGCGCTGAAGGTTCTGCTGAAGTACCATACACCAGGCGATGTGGCTGCCTTCGGTCTAGAGACAGCCGATCCCGTGGTCTCCAAGATGAATAATCTCGGTAACGACTCGGAAAGCGTTCTTGAAGCTATTAGAGTGGTTAATGAAGTTGGGAGGCGCAGAGGCTGGAACGGTCTCCCCGAGCTCTTGCCAGGGGTGAACTTCGTTCTCGGTTTGCCCGGCGAGACTAGGAGTACGTTTGCAAGGAATAAGGAGTTTCTAGAAAGGCTACTTCAAGAAAACCTGCTGGTGAGGCGGGTAAACGTCCGCGAAGTGCTACCACTGCCGGGAACGCCCGTGTGGAGAGTAGGAGATGAGATTGCTCGACGCCATAAAAGGTACATCCTCTCTTTTAAGAGGTGGGTTCGCGAGTATTTTGACGAGGTGATGATAAGGAGGGTTTTCCCGCACGGTACCCTACTCAGAAGGTGCTTCGTGGAGGGAGTTTCGGGGAGAGTGAGTGTAGCCCGGCAGGCGGGTAGCTACCCGGTAACTTGCTTCGTTCACGAGCCTCTCAGGCAAGGCGAAGTTATCAACGCTGTAGTCGTGGGCCACAAGTCCCGTTCGCTGGTTACCGTAAAACACCCAGTTTCCGGGGAGCGGTCTCTAAAGTATCTCTCCAGGTTTTTGAAGCGGGAGGAGCTGGAGGAGGTGCAACGAGGCGAAGTTACCAGCTCTAAGGTCCTCTTCTATCTCGGAGCGAGAGAGATTCACGGGAAAAGGGTTCTCTGA
- a CDS encoding translation initiation factor IF-6, protein MSVELAAVFGSPNIGVYIYANNKIALLPPDAPEKLEKQVREVLGVETFRVSVAGSRLLGVFIAGNDSGIILPRVARDEEVELLKSIAGQAGLNVTVLKEVRETGLGNLVLTSDKGCMVSSILEDAAEDIADVLGLDCESGLIAGSPLVGSLAVVTNNGLALPPLVSEEEMKELSSLFRVPANVVTVNRGRFFLRAGLIANDRGALVGEETTGIELVQLQRTLFP, encoded by the coding sequence ATGAGCGTTGAGCTTGCAGCAGTTTTCGGAAGTCCGAACATCGGTGTCTACATTTACGCTAACAATAAAATAGCGCTCCTACCCCCCGATGCTCCGGAAAAGCTGGAAAAACAGGTACGTGAAGTTCTCGGCGTGGAGACGTTTCGAGTCTCCGTAGCCGGCTCTAGACTGCTTGGTGTTTTCATCGCCGGTAACGACAGCGGAATTATCCTGCCGCGCGTCGCGAGAGATGAGGAGGTCGAGCTCTTAAAGAGCATTGCTGGGCAGGCAGGGCTCAACGTCACAGTCTTGAAAGAAGTGAGAGAAACAGGGCTGGGTAACCTCGTGCTGACTAGCGACAAAGGTTGTATGGTTAGCAGCATTCTGGAAGATGCGGCTGAGGATATTGCAGATGTGCTCGGGCTGGACTGCGAGAGCGGCTTAATAGCCGGATCGCCGCTCGTCGGGTCACTGGCGGTGGTGACGAACAATGGCCTCGCGCTTCCCCCGCTCGTGAGCGAGGAAGAGATGAAGGAGCTTAGCAGCTTATTCAGGGTGCCTGCAAACGTTGTGACAGTAAATCGCGGTAGGTTCTTCTTGCGGGCAGGGCTGATCGCAAACGATAGAGGAGCGCTGGTGGGCGAGGAAACTACCGGCATCGAGCTCGTACAGCTTCAGAGAACCCTTTTCCCGTGA
- a CDS encoding 50S ribosomal protein L31e, with the protein MPRKLPDGEHVFTYTIPLRDAYRAPRKKRAKVAIRLLKDFVRRHFRYTGDVAVSRELNEIIWAKSVEKPPRRVKASVKVNVEEGEIVSVELRPVETASEEEAR; encoded by the coding sequence ATGCCGAGAAAGCTTCCTGACGGCGAGCACGTGTTCACGTATACAATCCCCCTGAGGGATGCCTACAGGGCGCCCAGGAAGAAGAGGGCAAAGGTGGCTATTAGGCTGCTCAAGGACTTCGTGAGGCGGCATTTCCGGTACACTGGTGATGTAGCAGTAAGCAGAGAGTTAAACGAGATTATTTGGGCTAAGAGCGTGGAGAAGCCGCCTAGGCGTGTTAAAGCCAGCGTAAAGGTGAACGTCGAGGAAGGTGAGATAGTAAGCGTCGAACTGCGGCCGGTGGAAACAGCCTCTGAAGAGGAAGCTAGATGA
- a CDS encoding 50S ribosomal protein L39e, with protein sequence MAHNKPLGKKLRLAAALRSNEQVPLWVIAKTRRRVRRKLRRNWRRSRMQL encoded by the coding sequence ATGGCACACAACAAACCTCTAGGCAAGAAGCTGCGTCTGGCTGCAGCGCTCAGAAGCAACGAGCAAGTACCTTTGTGGGTCATCGCGAAAACTAGAAGACGAGTGCGCAGAAAGCTCAGGAGGAACTGGAGGAGGAGCAGAATGCAGCTGTAG
- a CDS encoding DNA-binding protein: MSFPEDEELEEIRRRKLLEYQRKLEEAKKQEALREAEEARKQELLRKILTPEARLRLANLRLVKPELVDALEAQLIQLAASGSIRMPVDDETLRQILERLATKRDIKLRVSFT, encoded by the coding sequence ATGAGCTTTCCGGAGGATGAGGAATTAGAGGAGATTAGGCGCCGCAAGCTGCTAGAGTACCAGAGGAAGCTGGAAGAAGCAAAAAAGCAGGAAGCGTTACGTGAAGCAGAGGAGGCTAGAAAGCAGGAGTTACTTAGGAAAATCCTAACACCGGAGGCACGGCTCCGGCTCGCAAACTTGAGGCTGGTTAAGCCGGAGCTTGTGGATGCCCTAGAAGCACAGCTCATCCAGCTCGCGGCATCAGGCAGCATTCGGATGCCTGTGGACGATGAAACTTTGAGGCAGATTCTAGAGAGGCTAGCGACGAAGCGTGACATAAAATTAAGAGTAAGCTTCACATAG
- a CDS encoding 30S ribosomal protein S19e: MVGVKFVPPRMLVEELAQYLKENVKEVQPPEWSLYAKTGCFKDRVPDDPDWWYKRCASLLRKLYLYGPVGVERLRTAYGGRTRNTMKRKHFKKAGGSAIRKALQQLEAAGLVQRTPKGRVLTNKGKSLLDNLALTIFKRLARERPELAKYITSSPTL, encoded by the coding sequence ATGGTAGGGGTGAAGTTCGTCCCACCTAGAATGCTGGTTGAGGAGCTGGCTCAGTACCTAAAGGAGAACGTTAAAGAAGTGCAGCCACCCGAGTGGTCGTTGTACGCGAAAACAGGGTGCTTTAAAGATAGAGTGCCCGACGACCCCGATTGGTGGTACAAGCGCTGCGCCTCGCTTCTGAGGAAACTGTACCTCTACGGCCCCGTAGGAGTAGAGCGTTTGCGCACAGCTTACGGAGGGCGAACGCGGAATACGATGAAGCGTAAACACTTCAAGAAGGCTGGCGGCTCGGCTATAAGAAAAGCCCTACAGCAGCTCGAGGCCGCGGGGCTCGTTCAGAGGACACCCAAGGGGCGAGTTCTGACAAACAAGGGAAAATCACTACTCGACAACTTAGCCTTGACAATCTTTAAGAGGTTGGCTCGCGAGAGGCCCGAGCTGGCTAAATACATAACCTCCTCTCCTACACTCTAG
- a CDS encoding signal recognition particle receptor subunit alpha — translation MEQLREGLLGIVKRIRGAAYIDEREVEAIVRDLQRTLLRADVDPKLVLDLSQRIRERFRSEEQPPGFSKRELLLKLLYDELVKLLGGQSSEPFKPAKQPSIIMLVGIEGSGKTTTAAKLAYYFQSKGYKVGLISADTYRPAAFDQLKQLADKVGCLFYGEPEGKDPVAIVERGVKTLAASGAQIILVDTAGRHKDELSLMGEVRLLAERAKPDSVIMVVDATQGKSVAKQAQAFREHVPLGWVVVSKMDGSAKGGGALSAVAATGARIAFIGVGEKIEDLEVFEPRSFVARLLGVPDLDNIIRKFAAYEKLKHERLKALSTGKFTLLDLKEQLMEARKLGPLSKLLELAGLNVPSGEALELGERNIERWIAILNSMTPEELLKPEVIDKSRIARIARGSGTTPKDVRTLLDSYEKARKLLKQAARSRRGLPGFKL, via the coding sequence ATGGAGCAGCTCCGTGAGGGATTGCTGGGCATAGTTAAGCGGATTAGAGGCGCGGCGTACATCGATGAAAGAGAGGTAGAGGCCATTGTACGCGATCTTCAGAGAACTCTCCTGAGAGCGGACGTAGACCCAAAACTTGTTCTCGACCTTTCGCAGAGGATAAGGGAGAGATTTCGAAGCGAGGAGCAGCCTCCAGGCTTCTCGAAAAGAGAGCTGTTGTTGAAGCTCCTTTACGACGAGCTCGTCAAGCTGCTTGGAGGACAGAGCTCGGAGCCCTTCAAACCGGCTAAGCAGCCTTCTATCATCATGCTTGTAGGCATAGAGGGGTCGGGTAAAACCACTACGGCCGCGAAGCTAGCGTACTACTTCCAGTCGAAAGGATACAAAGTGGGGCTTATTTCCGCTGATACCTACCGCCCCGCCGCTTTCGACCAGCTAAAACAGCTTGCGGATAAGGTGGGATGCCTATTCTACGGTGAACCGGAGGGGAAAGACCCTGTAGCGATCGTCGAGCGGGGAGTCAAGACTCTCGCCGCCAGCGGGGCTCAGATTATACTGGTAGACACGGCTGGTAGGCACAAAGACGAGCTCTCTCTAATGGGGGAGGTAAGGCTCCTCGCGGAAAGGGCTAAGCCGGATTCCGTAATCATGGTTGTGGACGCTACTCAGGGTAAATCTGTCGCGAAACAAGCTCAAGCATTCAGGGAGCACGTCCCCCTAGGCTGGGTTGTAGTTAGCAAGATGGATGGCAGCGCGAAGGGTGGAGGTGCGCTTTCGGCGGTAGCGGCAACCGGGGCCCGCATCGCCTTCATAGGGGTGGGGGAGAAAATAGAGGACCTAGAGGTATTCGAACCCAGATCCTTCGTTGCCCGCCTCCTCGGGGTCCCGGATCTCGACAACATAATCCGGAAGTTCGCAGCTTACGAAAAGCTGAAGCACGAGAGGCTCAAGGCCCTTTCCACTGGTAAGTTCACGCTACTTGACTTAAAAGAGCAGCTCATGGAGGCCAGGAAGCTGGGCCCCCTCTCTAAGCTGCTTGAGCTTGCAGGTCTTAATGTACCGTCGGGCGAGGCGCTAGAGCTGGGCGAGAGGAATATCGAGCGCTGGATCGCCATCTTGAACTCCATGACGCCGGAGGAGCTCTTGAAGCCGGAGGTGATAGATAAGTCTAGGATTGCTCGGATAGCGAGAGGGTCGGGCACTACGCCCAAGGATGTGCGCACGCTTCTGGACTCCTACGAGAAAGCTAGGAAGCTACTCAAGCAGGCTGCGAGGTCGCGAAGAGGATTGCCCGGCTTCAAGCTCTAG